Proteins co-encoded in one candidate division TA06 bacterium genomic window:
- a CDS encoding ribonuclease HI family protein, protein MVGFSSGGTGTRLRLSLYIDGASKGNPGRASVGVVVRDARGKVISEVSRSIGRATNNQAEYKALLYGLEEVSKITDNRLGNVDLLVRTDSQLLYRQMTGRYRIRNKILIGISVKVQTRLKQLGSFNIEHIPREQNTYADRLANLALRKRSC, encoded by the coding sequence GTGGTCGGATTCTCATCTGGGGGAACAGGAACTAGATTGCGGCTCAGTCTGTACATCGATGGGGCCTCGAAGGGCAATCCGGGTCGTGCGTCCGTAGGAGTTGTAGTTAGGGACGCGCGTGGGAAAGTCATCTCAGAGGTGAGTCGTTCGATTGGAAGGGCGACTAACAACCAGGCAGAATATAAGGCTCTTCTATATGGCCTTGAGGAGGTTAGCAAAATAACTGACAACCGTCTTGGAAATGTTGATCTGCTGGTAAGAACCGACAGTCAGCTCCTTTATCGCCAGATGACTGGAAGGTACAGGATCAGGAACAAGATCCTCATTGGCATTTCGGTCAAAGTTCAAACAAGATTGAAACAACTTGGCTCATTCAACATAGAACATATTCCGCGCGAACAGAACACGTACGCCGACCGTCTGGCTAACTTGGCGCTTCGTAAAAGGAGCTGCTAA